In Littorina saxatilis isolate snail1 linkage group LG8, US_GU_Lsax_2.0, whole genome shotgun sequence, a single genomic region encodes these proteins:
- the LOC138974163 gene encoding uncharacterized protein, whose protein sequence is MPRRSTLGRFAVMANAREKAEKKVRLDDAVCSSASSTTTSTSAIEDELEEHASLQISSSRRKIDAASAKIPAADGMEQQYTIVSVHQLTMLLCEVLCSECLEPGLDVSIVERNSDGDKENKGFANKLKLRCSGCGYEKMDMSSPRENYAEQKNKPFDVNTRMALFSHEIGASHASLQKFGAVMGMPAPVLQSFQAADKRVTEAEVVAGEEALYQSANDIRKAYAEVDADLQEAMNRGETRTIDISVSFDGTWQKRGFTSLYGVGVAIDVLTGLVVDFHVLSKYCHACRIQEAKNLPAQEMEAWRATHAPKCCRNHHASSKAMEQEAAKVLWGRSVRLHNFRYTEMLCDGDSSAFKAVVELDPYPGVQVEKLDCVNHAHKRMGTALRKLAKDERLGGKGVGRLTEGKCDSLQNYYRGAIVNNLDNIDRMRSSVWSTLFHSMSTDERPYHYRCPTSPDTWCFYQKALIAGTEPRSHNDIPSHTFLAPGVAEKMVPVFRRMSDEALLKRMQHGGTQNTNESLNNLVWLRCPKAVFMGKGRVDGATARAVAVFNEGAFEITRVMNKLYVDLTLSTLESLGNRDQHRIRKADAAVTARARHQRRDYARQRRLAVRAEHAQEGQVYGPGMA, encoded by the exons ATGCCAAGAAGAAGCACACTGGGGAGATTTGCAGTAATGGCGAATGCTCGTGAAAAGGCAGAAAAGAAAGTGCGACTCGACGACGCAGTTTGTTCGTCTGCTTCAAGTACTACTACGAGTACGAGCGCGATCGAAGACGAACTTGAAGAACATGCTTCACTTCAAATTTCTTCATCAAGGAGAAAAATTGATGCGGCCAGTGCAAAGATCCCTGCAGCTGATGGGATGGAGCAACAATACACCATCGTCAGTGTTCATCAACTGACGATGCTGTTGTGTGAAGTGCTGTGCTCCGAGTGCCTGGAACCAGGACTTGATGTCAGTATTGTGGAGAGAAACTCGGACGGTGATAAAGAGAACAAGGGGTTTGCCAACAAGCTGAAGCTTCGGTGCTCCGGGTGTGGCTATGAAAAGATGGACATGTCGTCTCCAAGAGAAAACTACGCGGAACAGAAGAATAAGCCGTTTGATGTCAACACCAGAATGGCACTGTTCAGCCATGAGATTGGAGCCAGCCATGCATCTCTTCAAAAGTTTGGAGCTGTTATGGGGATGCCAGCCCCAGTTTTGCAGAGCTTTCAAGCAGCGGATAAGCGGGTGACTG aaGCTGAGGTGGTAGCTGGGGAAGAGGCTCTTTACCAAAGTGCCAACGACATCCGCAAGGCCTACGCAGAAGTCGACGCAGACCTGCAGGAGGCGATGAACCGAGGGGAGACGAGGACCATTGACATCAGTGTCTCCTTTGATGGCAcatggcagaagaggggcttcACATCTCTATACGGAGTTGGGGTTGCCATCGATGTCTTGACAGGTTTGGTTGTGGACTTCCATGTGCTGTCCAAATACTGCCATGCCTGCAGAATTCAGGAGGCCAAGAACCTTCCAGCTCAAGAGATGGAAGCCTGGCGTGCAACCCATGCTCCAAAATGTTGCAGAAACCATCATGCTTCTAGCAAAGCTATGGAGCAGGAAGCCGCCAAGGTGTTGTGGGGTAGATCAGTCAGGTTGCACAACTTTCGCTACACCGAGATGCTCTGTGACGGGGACTCGTCTGCCTTTAAAGCTGTGGTGGAGCTAGACCCGTACCCAGGTGTGCAGGTCGAGAAGTTGGACTGCGTGAACCACGCCCACAAGCGCATGGGTACCGCCCTCAGAAAGCTGGCAAAAGATGAACGACTGGGTGGAAAGGGCGTAGGGCGCCTCACGGAGGGTAAATgtgacagccttcaaaattactACAGGGGGGCCATTGTCAACAACCTGGACAACATCGACAGGATGCGGTCATCGGTGTGGTCCACCCTCTTCCACAGCATGTCAACTGATGAGAGGCCTTATCACTACAGGTGTCCTACTTCTCCTGACACCTGGTGTTTCTACCAGAAGGCCCTCATCGCTGGCACAGAGCCCCGATCGCACAACGACATCCCCTCCCACACCTTCTTGGCACCTGGAGTGGCAGAGAAGATGGTGCCTGTCTTCAGGAGAATGTCAGACGAGGCCCTTCTGAAGAGGATGCAGCATGGGGGGACTCAGAACACCAACGAGTCCCTCAACAACCTGGTGTGGCTGAGGTGCCCCAAGGCAGTCTTCATGGGCAAAGGGCGGGTCGACGGCGCGACGGCAAGGGCAGTGGCGGTCTTCAACGAGGGAGCCTTTGAGATCACTCGTGTAATGAACAAACTGTATGTTGATCTCACACTGTCAACCCTTGAGTCACTGGGCAACAGGGACCAACACAGGATTCGCAAGGCCGATGCTGCTGTCACTGCACGTGCCAGGCACCAGCGCAGGGACTACGCCCGTCAGCGTCGTCTAGCCGTCAGAGCGGAACACGCACAAGAAGGTCAGGTCTACGGCCCTGGGATGGCCTAA